The Maridesulfovibrio bastinii DSM 16055 sequence CATGTCGAGACCGTTTTCTTTATAGCTGACCAGTCCGTTTTTGGTTCTGGAAAATTCAGGCCAGAAATCCATCTTGCTGATATTGATTTCTTTATCCTTGTCAGGATGGAGGAGAACATCGCCTTTTTCATTAAAAATAAATCCATAGCCCTTGCCGCCTACATTTGAAGAACTCACCGATTTTATGAACTCAGGAGCAAGAATCCGGCGGCCTACATATATAGCACCGACAATTTTCCCTCGCAGGCTTTTGATTGGTTTATATGCTGTTATGTACCAGGCGTTGACCACATAGGCCATTCCATAGAAGGTTTTGTCGGCTATTATGGATTTGTAAACCGGGCTGCTGTCTGGAATGTAGGTGTCGACAGCTCTTGATCCATCATTTTTTTTCACGTTTGTTGAAACACGGAGCAGTTTTCCGGGAAGAAGCTGAAAAATTGTTGCTGTTCCTCCAACTGTCTCCTTGACTGAGTCAACTAGATCAAATGTTTTATTTATAGGGATACCGCCGAAAGTCATGGTCGGTATGCTGGTTGATTCTGTCTGTTTTGTTATCTGGTTGGTGATGGTTTCAGGAATCATTTTACGTTTGTTAAGAGACGGAAAACCAAGACCGAAGAGTCTTTTATCAAGTATGTCCAGATCAGCTTTAACCTTATCAAGCAATAAGCCGTTCTGCATTTCCATCATTGCAACAACACCATCAGTTATCGAATGCATTGATGTTTTTCCGAGTTGATTTAATGATCTGTCAACTTCAAGCAGATTCAAGGAAGTCATGGCAATAACAGTAGCCAGAATAACTCCGATTGAACCAACCATGAGTTTAGTCTGAAAAGATATTTGTTTGAACATCAGTCCCCCCGGAAGATCCTTTGTCACAGTAAAAATTCTGTGAACGTCTCTTTGATATCAATGAAATTTATTTTACAAAAAAAATTATATGTTTTTATATCTTTAAATTCAGTTTCATGAAAAAGCAAATATATTGGAAGATATAATATTATTGAATTGTTCTTGAAAAATCTGCCAGAAAAGAAACAAAAGGACTTTCCACCTCTCCTTTTATTCTTGATAAATCCGGAGCAGCAGGAGGATAAATAACTTCTATCGGATCTCCTCCAAGATATGAGTTCCATGTCTGCTTTTGCACTACAGCTATTTTATTTTTGGGATTACCGTCAGGACCAACAAAAGTGTAAGCAATATAATATTTCTTCTCTCCGTTATTGGAAGTTTTACGGTAAACAACAGTTCCAATAGCTTTTTTTTCCCCAAAAGCCCGCATTCTCTCAATACGAATTTCTTTGTAAGGAATGTTCCAGAGCATTGTCAGAAACAGTATTGCAAAAGCAATCTGTAAAATTTTTTTTATTTCCATATGTTAATTTTAAATGTTTTTTTAATGCACTTTTATAGAATGGTTCCAGCAAATATTTTATATAAACACTTTACTAGATAGTATCCTTCTTAACGGATTGCGTAAAGGCAGGGGCAAAAAATGTATTGTACATATCCGTAGATAGAAGTTGCCATTAATGTCTTTGGGTAGGTATTTAGTTGGAATATGTTTTATTTTTATAATTTGACTCCCATAAAAACTGGGTGTCCGGATTATAAAAGCATTACAAAAAACGTAGGGGATGTTTCGAAATAACAAGAGGCGGATTTAGCAGGTGATGGAGAAAAGTATTATCTCAGACCTGTTCTGAAGCCATTTTAAATCCAAGATATATAAATACAGCCCCGGATATTTTTTGAAGATTTTTTTTGA is a genomic window containing:
- a CDS encoding DUF3592 domain-containing protein, encoding MEIKKILQIAFAILFLTMLWNIPYKEIRIERMRAFGEKKAIGTVVYRKTSNNGEKKYYIAYTFVGPDGNPKNKIAVVQKQTWNSYLGGDPIEVIYPPAAPDLSRIKGEVESPFVSFLADFSRTIQ